The Flavobacterium commune genome contains the following window.
ATAGAGATTCAGTCCTTTTATCTGATTGAAACCCGTTCCTAAGGTATCTTTGGAGATGATAAAGGTGTTGTTGAGTACTTTGAGAGAGTCCAGTTTTTGAGTTTTGCTATTTCCGATGAGGTGCATTACATCTCCTGTAATTTGGCTTTCGCCATTCCAAAGAATAGGATTTCCAATGAGTTTTGTTAGTGAAGTTTTGGTACTGGAATGTATCGAATCGCATTTACCGCTCATATCGGTTTTGTAAAATCGAACGTTGTTGAAAGCACGAATAATTCGATCACCTTCTTTTCCTGTTACCATCAATTTTTTTCCATGAATGTAAACGGAGTCGTTTTCTACAAAATTAACAGCAACAGCTCTTTTGGTTACATACATGGAATCTTTTTTCTGGAAAACTTCGGCATAATGTCCTTTTACGATTCCTTTATTGATGGAGTCGGTAATTTTTACATTTCGGGTAGCCGATGCAAATTCTTTGTTTCGATCATAGTATAGACTATCGCCCTCTATACGTCGGTCATCGTATTTTATGTAGGATTTTCGAAGAAAATGAGAGAGGTTTTTCTTAGTGTCATAAAAACCTTTTTCGGTATAAATGTAATTGTTTTTGCTGGTAATGGTTGACGGACCAAAAAGATAGGAATGCCCTGAGTTGCTATAGTAATCTAAATGATTGGATTTGATAACATATTTTGGATTGGTAATAATTACTTCTGTTAGAAATTGGAATTTTTTTTGAGCCACATAATATCTCCCCGATTTGCTCACTAAGGTGTTTTCGTTGTTGGTAATTGTTCCTTTGGTGTTGTAAAATACTTCCTGTGTATTTCGGTCAAAATTGATAGTATCTGTTGCTAAAGTGGCATTAGGCGAACTCATTACAGCCTCTCCGGTGGCGAATGCTTTTTTTACATTTCCATTGTATTCGGCATATTTACTGTTCAAATAAAGGGTGTCTCCTTGTACGAGTTGGACATTTCCAAAGGCTTTGATGTAATTTTCTTTTTGAAAAAAATAGGCTTTATTGCAACTCAGCACCACTCCGTCATGATTGACAACCACATTTCCGGTAAGTAAAAAAGCATCGGGCATTTCGGCTTGATTGACATCAGCGAAATCAGAATGTTCAACAATTATTTTTTTAGGTGTTTGCGCATTTACTTTTGTCGAAAGAAGTAAAAACAGAGAAAAACAGATGAAAAATAGCGATTTATTCAAGGGTGTATATTTTTGTCAAATTTATGAAAAAGGAAACAAACCCAATAAATATTACTATTTATTTATGATTTTTAAAGGGATATTTTGCGTTGATTTTTAAACAAAAAAGCTGATGAATACTATGAGAGTAGTGCATCAGCTTTTTGTTTATTTGTTCGGAGAAACAGATTAGTATTTTTTGATGAATGAATTTTGATAATTTTCATTTACTTTTCCCCAATTGATTACGTTAAAAAACGAATCAATGTAGGTTGCACGACGGTATTGGTGACCCAAATAATAAGCGTGTTCCCATAAATCCAGGGCTAAAATAGGAGTTCCGGGAACAGCAGCATTTCGCATCAAGGGATTGTCCTGATTTTGAGAACTGGTAATTTTTAGTTTTCCGGCTTTGTCCACAATTAGCCAAACCCAGGCCGAGCCAAATTGTTTAGTGGCTTCTTCTTTGAATGCAGTTTTAAATTCATTAAAAGAACCAAAATCCCGGTCGATAGCTCCGGCAATCGTATCTTTTGGAGTTCCGCCGGCATTAGGAGCCATTGATTTCCAGTAAAGCGAATGGTTGTAAAAACCTCCGGCACTATTTCTTAATTCGGTATCGTTGATGTCCAGTTTGGCTAAGATGTCTTCGATAGACATGTTTTCGTATTCTGTTCCGGCTATGGCGGCGTTAAGATTGTTAGTGTATGTCAGATAATGTTTAGAATAATGAGCTTCTAAGTTAAGAGCTGAAATGGCTGGAGCTAAAGCATCATAAGAATAAGGCAATTTATCCAGTAAAAAAGAACCGGGTTCTGCTTTTACATCGTCAGGAAATCCCAGAGTTACTTTTTCTTCGGCAGTAGGAAGAGGAACTTCAACTACTTCGGTTAGTTTTTTATTGTTGCAGGAAATTAAAAAAACAAATAAAAATAGGCTGCTGATTGTATAAATAAGTTTTTTCATGATGATGTTGTTTATTTCAAAGAGAATTGATGATTTCGATATAATTTTCTTTGGCTTCATCGGCGGTGATATGGCTTATTTGCATCCAGGCATTGATTTTAAAGGCATCTCTAAGGTGGAAATTAGAAGTTTGTCTTATTTCTACAGTACCAATTGTAGCTTGTTTGTAATAGGCATAAAGTCGCAACTGGACATCTTGAGGTAAAGATGCTTGAGTCATTTTAGAGGCCTTTTCAACCGCTTCATTAAATCGAGTATCTAAATCTTTTTTAGTCATTTATGATTCTTTTGTTGCAATAATAGTTTTTCCTCCAATGGCTTTTTGATTGAGAACCACATTTACAGGAGTACCTAAAGGTAAAAATAAATCTACTCTGGAACCAAATTTAATAAAGCCGGCATCAGTACCCTGAACGACCTGCATTCCTTCCTGTGCATAATTTACAATTCGGCGTGCTAATGCTCCTGCAATTTGACGGTATAAAACAGCACCAAAACTATTGTTTTCTATTACAACAGTAGTTCTTTCGTTTTCTTCACTGGCTTTCGGATGCCAGGCTACTAAGAATTTACCGGGATGGTATTTGCTGAATTTTATAATTCCGCTCATGGCATATCGCGTAACATGTACATTTATTGGGGACATAAAGATAGAAACCTGAAGACGTTTGTCTTTGAAATATTCTCCTTCGTAAACTTCTTCAATAACAACCACTTTTCCATCAACAGGAGCCAGAATTTGTTTGTCATTGATAATTACAGTTCTTTTTGGGTTTCTAAAGAATTGCAATACAATAATTAAAATTAAGAAAACAAAGATTTCAACCGACATTCTTAACCAATTGATGTCAATAAATTTGTCCGCAAGTAATAGTGTAACTACCGTAAAAACGGTTGCTAATAAAATAGATGGAGCTCCTTCTTTATGAAACATAATTTAAAATTTGATAAAATAAAAATATAATTGGTGCTACAAATATAACACTATCTAGTCTATCTAGTACGCCTCCGTGTCCGGGCATGATATTTCCGCTGTCTTTTACTCCTGCAATTCGTTTGAATTTAGATTCAATCAAATCGCCTATTGTTCCAAATATCCCTACAATAGTTGCAATAGAAGTCCAAATCAGTATGGATTGTGCGCTGAACTCAGGTTTGGCTTTGATGTAGTATTTTGATATTAAATAACCGGCTAAAATGGCAAAAAGTATTCCGCCTATAAATCCTTCGATAGTTTTTTTAGGAGAGATGCGTTCGAATAATTTGTTTTTTCCAATGGATTTCCCAACAACATAAGCAAAAGAGTCATTGGTCCAGATTAAAATAAATAAACCAATAATGATTTTAGGATTGTAGTCTTTTATTCCGAAAGAAATTTTAGTTATAAATACAAATGGAAGAATGATGTAACCAAATAGATAAAGGTATTTTGATGAGGTACTTATCTTTTGAATATTATCATAAAATAAAAAAAGAATACATTTTACTGATACAACTAATGTGGTTGCTAATAAAATGATATTCATTTGCTGAATATTGATTGTGATTTCAATAGTAGAGCCCAAAAAGGCATTGATTGTTTGAGTAGTAATTTTATTGTAATGACTAATTAGTGTAATGCCGGAATAAAGCAAAAAACCTGCTATTAGCGGCAGGGTTTTGTTAACCTGAGTTAAATTGCAAAATTCATATATGGCTATCATTAGAAATACACCAAAAAGTATAAAAAAACTTTCGGTTGAGTATAAAATAGAAGTTATTAATAATAAGATGTAAATAGCTCCTGATATAGACCTTTTTAGAGTTTCATTCATTTTAAAGATCTTCTAAAAGCAATAAATAAAGATTTTTAGCCGAACTTCCATATTGGGTAAAGTCCTCTTCTTTTGCTTTTTCAAAATATTTTATAGCCGTAATATTGGTAGGATAATCTCTTTCGTATTTCTTTTTTATAGCACTAAGTCCGTCGCTTTTCATAGCGAGAATTTGACTTGTAGTTGCTAAAACTACAATGTTAGTAGGTAATTCGTTTGGTTTGTGCTGTTTGATTTGTTTTGATGAAAAAAGTATAGAACCTTCCTCAGCAATCAAATTTTCGCAACTTGATAATAGAAATTTAGGATTAGCAGGTTTGGTATAGTTTAATTTGTTTTCATCCAAAAGTCCAAATAAGTTTGAATCATAACATAATACTTCGCTTTCAAACCAGTCATTTTCTTCTAATATATTCTCAAATTGGTCTTTTACTTCCTGAGCATTTTCACAGTACAAGAATTTACCTCCATTTTTTTTAAAATTGTAGATAAATCGTTCATCAACAGAGATATTGTTATCAGGAAAGAAATTATTATTCTGACTTTCTTTTTCCTCATCTGAAGCTGAAATACTAGATCCAAAAAGTTTTCTAAAAAGACTCATATTTTGTAGGGTACTTGATATGTTATTTGTAACCGTCCAAAGATAAAAAAATCTTAATTCAAAACGCGGTTTTGAATTAAGATTTTAAATAATTTATGTCAACTGACTAATTAAGAGACTACTTCTTCCAAATTTTTGTCAAAACTTCTTTTTCCGAAAATAGCTTCTAAATCGTCTTTGAAAATGACTTCTTTTTCGATAAGAATATCAGCAAGCTGATTTAGTTTGTCTTTATTCTCTTCTAAAATTTGAATCGCTCTCTGGTATTGACTTTCGATAAGTGCTGATATTTCAGCATCTATCACTTTTGCTGTTTCATCTGAATATGGTTTTGAGAAACTGTATTCGCTTTGACCTGATGAATCATAATAAGTAACATTTCCTATTTTGTCATTCAAACCATAGATAGTAACCATAGCGCGAGCCTGTTTGGTTACTTTTTCCAAATCACTTAACGCACCGGTTGAAATACGGTTAAACGTTACTTTTTCGGCAGCTCTACCTCCCATAGTAGCACACATTTCGTCCAGCATTTGGTCAGGACGAACAATTTGGCGTTCTTCCGGTAAGTACCATGCCGCTCCTAAACTTTGTCCACGAGGAACAATAGTTACTTTGATTAATGGAGCTGCGTGCTCTAACATCCAGCTAACTGTA
Protein-coding sequences here:
- a CDS encoding OstA-like protein — encoded protein: MNKSLFFICFSLFLLLSTKVNAQTPKKIIVEHSDFADVNQAEMPDAFLLTGNVVVNHDGVVLSCNKAYFFQKENYIKAFGNVQLVQGDTLYLNSKYAEYNGNVKKAFATGEAVMSSPNATLATDTINFDRNTQEVFYNTKGTITNNENTLVSKSGRYYVAQKKFQFLTEVIITNPKYVIKSNHLDYYSNSGHSYLFGPSTITSKNNYIYTEKGFYDTKKNLSHFLRKSYIKYDDRRIEGDSLYYDRNKEFASATRNVKITDSINKGIVKGHYAEVFQKKDSMYVTKRAVAVNFVENDSVYIHGKKLMVTGKEGDRIIRAFNNVRFYKTDMSGKCDSIHSSTKTSLTKLIGNPILWNGESQITGDVMHLIGNSKTQKLDSLKVLNNTFIISKDTLGTGFNQIKGLNLYGKFEEGKLHDVDVIKNAEVIYYMRNDDNELIGINKNVCSKISILFDKNAIETITFFQQVDGDIYPEEELDEHDRKFRGFKWRADERIKSKDDIFPEEENQYNDKMIEQSKKEEAKPNVPMEIRKETLDYDKKKKKSNQ
- a CDS encoding superoxide dismutase, coding for MKKLIYTISSLFLFVFLISCNNKKLTEVVEVPLPTAEEKVTLGFPDDVKAEPGSFLLDKLPYSYDALAPAISALNLEAHYSKHYLTYTNNLNAAIAGTEYENMSIEDILAKLDINDTELRNSAGGFYNHSLYWKSMAPNAGGTPKDTIAGAIDRDFGSFNEFKTAFKEEATKQFGSAWVWLIVDKAGKLKITSSQNQDNPLMRNAAVPGTPILALDLWEHAYYLGHQYRRATYIDSFFNVINWGKVNENYQNSFIKKY
- a CDS encoding acyl-CoA-binding protein, coding for MTKKDLDTRFNEAVEKASKMTQASLPQDVQLRLYAYYKQATIGTVEIRQTSNFHLRDAFKINAWMQISHITADEAKENYIEIINSL
- a CDS encoding phosphatidylserine decarboxylase family protein; the protein is MFHKEGAPSILLATVFTVVTLLLADKFIDINWLRMSVEIFVFLILIIVLQFFRNPKRTVIINDKQILAPVDGKVVVIEEVYEGEYFKDKRLQVSIFMSPINVHVTRYAMSGIIKFSKYHPGKFLVAWHPKASEENERTTVVIENNSFGAVLYRQIAGALARRIVNYAQEGMQVVQGTDAGFIKFGSRVDLFLPLGTPVNVVLNQKAIGGKTIIATKES
- a CDS encoding phosphatidate cytidylyltransferase; its protein translation is MNETLKRSISGAIYILLLITSILYSTESFFILFGVFLMIAIYEFCNLTQVNKTLPLIAGFLLYSGITLISHYNKITTQTINAFLGSTIEITINIQQMNIILLATTLVVSVKCILFLFYDNIQKISTSSKYLYLFGYIILPFVFITKISFGIKDYNPKIIIGLFILIWTNDSFAYVVGKSIGKNKLFERISPKKTIEGFIGGILFAILAGYLISKYYIKAKPEFSAQSILIWTSIATIVGIFGTIGDLIESKFKRIAGVKDSGNIMPGHGGVLDRLDSVIFVAPIIFLFYQILNYVS
- a CDS encoding lactate utilization protein B/C, with protein sequence MSLFRKLFGSSISASDEEKESQNNNFFPDNNISVDERFIYNFKKNGGKFLYCENAQEVKDQFENILEENDWFESEVLCYDSNLFGLLDENKLNYTKPANPKFLLSSCENLIAEEGSILFSSKQIKQHKPNELPTNIVVLATTSQILAMKSDGLSAIKKKYERDYPTNITAIKYFEKAKEEDFTQYGSSAKNLYLLLLEDL